A region of Oryzias latipes chromosome 18, ASM223467v1 DNA encodes the following proteins:
- the LOC101170746 gene encoding tripartite motif-containing protein 16, with the protein MAQKGADLDEESFCCSICLDLLKDPVTIPCGHSYCMKCLQGLWDAEEKVPSCPQCRKTFTPRPVLGKNVMLAALVEQRKKTGLQAAPAGLCYAGPEDVVCDVCTGRKLKAIKSCLSCLASYCEEHLQPHLKAAALKKHKLVEPSKNLQENICSRHDEVMKMFCRTDQKSICYLCSVEEHRGHDTVSAAAERTEKQRELEESQQQIQQRIQDREKEVKLLQQEVEAINHSADQSVEDSEKIFTQMIRLLQKRSRDVEQQIRSQQQTEVRRVKGLQEELEQDMAELKRRDAELKQLWLTEDHSHFLLNYPSLPPLSESTPSASIHVRPLTYFEDVTAAVTELRDKLQDILREEWTNISLTVSHVDVLLSEPEPEPKSRADFLRYSRQITLDPNTAHRHLLLSEENRKVTAMEEPQSDSDHPDRFTDWFQVLSRESLTGRCYWEVERRGDYVKVAVAYKNISRSGNESGFGLNDKSWSLYCQPDLFSFVHNSIETSISARVPSRVGVYLDHRAGVLSFYSVSESMTLLHRVQTTFTQTLHAGLIVGYVGDTAELCKVR; encoded by the coding sequence ATGGCGCAGAAAGGAGCAGATCTGGATGAAGAAAGCTTCTGCTGTtccatctgtctggatctgCTGAAGGATCCGGTGACTATTCCCTGTGGACACAGCTACTGCATGAAGTGTCTtcaaggattgtgggatgcagAGGAGAAAGTCCCCAGCTGTCCTCAGTGCAGGAAGACCTTCACACCGAGGCCTGTTCTGGGGAAAAATGTCATGTTAGCAGCTTTAGTGGAGCAGCGGAAGAAGACCGGACTCCAAGCTGCTCCTGCTGGTCTCTGCTATGCTGGACCTGAAGATGTGGTCTGTGACGTCTGCActggaagaaaactgaaagccATCAAGTCCTGCTTGAGCTGCCTGGCCTCTTACTGTGAGGAACACCTTCAGCCTCATCTGAAAGCAGCTGCATTGAAGAAACACAAGCTGGTGGAACCCTccaagaacctgcaggagaacatctgctcccgtcatgatgaggtgatgaagatgttcTGTCGCACTGATCAGAAGAGCATCTGttatctctgctctgtggaagaacacagaGGCCACGACACagtctcagctgcagcagaaaggactgagaagcagagagagctggaggagagtcAGCAACAAATCCAGCAGAGAATCCAGGACAGAGAGAAAGAGGTGAAGCTGCTTCAACAGGAGGTGGAGGCCATCAATCACTCTGCTGATCAAAGCGTGGAGGACAGTGAGAAGATCTTCACTCAGATGATCCGTCTCCTCCAGAAAAGAAGCCGTGATGTGGAGCAGCAGATCAGATCCCAGCAGCAAACTGAAGTGAGGCGAGTCAAAGGTcttcaggaggagctggagcaggacatggctgagctgaagaggagagacgcTGAGCTGAAGCAGCTCTGGCTCACAGAGGATCACAGCCACTTTCTGCTCAACTACCCCTCACTGCCCCCACTCAGTGAGTCCACCCCCTCAGCCAGCATCCATGTCCGTCCTCTGACATACTTTGAGGATGTGACAGCAGCTGTGACAGAGCTCAGAGACAAACTGCAGGACATTCTGAGAGAGGAATGGACAAACATCTCACTGACAGTCTCTCATGTGGACGTTTTActgtcagaaccagaaccagaaccaaagaGCAGAGCTGACTTCCTCAGATATTCACGTCAAATCACACTGGATCCAAACACAGCACACAGACATCTGTTACTGTCAGAGGAGAACAGAAAGGTGACAGCGATGGAAGAACCTCAGtctgattctgatcatccagACAGATTTACTGATTGGTTTCAGGTTCTGAGTAGAGAGAGTCTGACTGGACGTTGTTACTGGGAGGTAGAGAGGAGAGGAGACTATGTCAAAGTAGCAGTCGCATACAAGAACATCAGCAGATCTGGAAATGAAAGTGGATTTGGTTTAAATGATAAGTCTTGGTCATTATATTGTCAGCCAGACTTGTTCTCATTTGTCCACAACAGCATAGAAACCTCCATCTCAGCTCGTGTTCCCTCCAGAGTAGGAGTGTACCTGGATCACAGAGCAGGTGTTCTGTCCTTCTACAGCGTCTCTGAAAGCATGACtctcctccacagagtccagacCACTTTCACTCAGACGCTCCATGCTGGACTGATTGTGGGTTATGTTGGAGACACAGCAGAGTTGTGTAAAGTGAGGTAG